A portion of the Bactrocera neohumeralis isolate Rockhampton chromosome 2, APGP_CSIRO_Bneo_wtdbg2-racon-allhic-juicebox.fasta_v2, whole genome shotgun sequence genome contains these proteins:
- the LOC126764395 gene encoding sodium/potassium-transporting ATPase subunit beta-1-like has protein sequence MFENAGTYVLVKRFRRENAENALALISGSKQKVSSVKKQPPQRPNKPEKENEESRKKTKEAVKKQDVQSHNKTVSDTPFIRGVTYWIETILYYAIFYAGLSIFFYICFTIYKLTLPEGAPRASKLQPSLVYYPNYESYYLNRISWNAYEKKDVELIVTNINTFLEKFGTRREFGNCSVNDSYGYKTRNPCVFLKVNRIAGFQVDPIENAQELQSRERVLKKVIDSLSPDKRKGRLWISCKSNSWVNIEYFPQSRSIPMEQINTQQQHAYKTYNGSSYSQGNYDHIVTIQIINIPQDQLFNVNCKMFAKNIENDDNNNPWIGGVSFDMILLTD, from the coding sequence atgTTTGAGAACGCTGGAACGTATGTGCTCGTTAAACGATTTCGACGCGAAAATGCTGAAAACGCTTTAGCTCTGATAAGTGGGTCAAAACAAAAAGTCAGCAGCGTTAAGAAACAACCTCCGCAGCGTCCCAATAAACCTGAAAAGGAAAACGAGGAAAGCAGGAAGAAAACGAAAGAAGCAGTCAAGAAACAAGATGTGCAATCGCATAATAAAACAGTCAGTGATACACCGTTTATAAGGGGAGTGACCTATTGGATAGAAACAATATTGTACTATGCAATATTTTATGCGGGATTATCcatctttttttacatttgcttTACGATATATAAACTAACGTTGCCAGAGGGTGCTCCGCGAGCATCGAAATTGCAGCCTTCCTTAGTTTACTACCCCAACTATGAATCCTATTATCTTAACCGTATATCTTGGAATGCTTACGAGAAGAAGGACGTCGAACTTATTGTTACCAATATAAATACctttcttgaaaaatttggtACGCGTCGCGAGTTCGGTAATTGCAGTGTGAATGATTCTTATGGTTACAAGACTCGTAATCCGTGTGTATTCCTGAAAGTTAACCGAATCGCGGGCTTTCAAGTGGATCCCATTGAAAATGCTCAGGAACTGCAAAGCAGAGAACGCgttttaaaaaaagtcattGACAGTCTTTCTCCAGACAAACGTAAGGGACGTCTATGGATATCATGCAAATCGAATTCTTGGGTTAATATCGAATATTTTCCTCAATCACGTTCAATACCCATGGAGCAAATAAACACCCAGCAACAACACGCGTATAAGACATATAATGGTTCCTCTTACTCTCAGGGTAATTACGACCATATTGTAACgatacaaattataaatataccaCAAGACCAGCTTTTCAATGTTAATTGCAAGATGTTTGCGAAAAATATTGAGAATGATGACAACAATAATCCGTGGATAGGTGGTGTCAGTTTCGACATGATTTTATTGACAGATtag